One window from the genome of Kaistella carnis encodes:
- a CDS encoding glycosyltransferase family 2 protein translates to MKFLIIIPTHNEEKNILFTLKSLQQQTFQDYFCVIVNDGSTDKTRETVEDFVKDNSKFKLKNLELSKHEPGAKVVRTFNKGLESVDLNKFDIICKFDADIIFPSDYLKKVNQVYETQPKAGMVSGIVKIKKSIFEKSLVFDFQDEKRQWIYENISSKNHIRGPIKSYRKECFQDMKGLRSVLGWDNIDVMLAKKNGWETVTIKDLWVKHLRPTAYQYKNQKAEKLGEYFYNIGLNLPLAIISSGKSSVKNKSVSEFFTTMKSFLKQKGKKELSKEEIKYIRNLRWQQMFNRK, encoded by the coding sequence TTGAAATTCCTCATCATCATTCCCACGCACAACGAAGAGAAGAATATTCTTTTCACTTTGAAATCTTTGCAACAGCAGACTTTTCAGGATTATTTCTGCGTAATAGTTAATGATGGTTCTACAGATAAAACCAGAGAAACTGTTGAGGATTTTGTTAAAGATAATTCAAAATTTAAACTGAAGAATTTAGAATTATCAAAGCATGAACCTGGCGCCAAAGTAGTTCGTACATTTAATAAAGGTTTGGAGTCTGTAGATTTAAACAAATTTGATATCATTTGTAAATTCGATGCAGATATTATTTTTCCTTCAGATTATTTAAAGAAAGTCAATCAGGTTTATGAAACGCAACCAAAAGCCGGAATGGTTTCCGGGATTGTTAAAATAAAGAAATCCATTTTTGAAAAATCTTTGGTCTTTGATTTTCAAGATGAAAAACGCCAATGGATCTATGAAAATATATCTTCTAAAAACCATATTCGGGGACCTATAAAATCCTATCGTAAAGAATGTTTTCAGGATATGAAGGGATTGCGCTCGGTTTTAGGTTGGGATAATATCGATGTAATGTTGGCCAAGAAAAATGGGTGGGAAACTGTTACCATTAAAGATTTATGGGTGAAGCATTTACGCCCTACAGCTTATCAATATAAAAATCAGAAAGCCGAAAAACTTGGGGAATATTTTTATAATATCGGTTTGAATCTACCTTTAGCAATAATTTCTTCCGGGAAATCATCAGTAAAAAATAAATCGGTTTCGGAATTTTTTACGACCATGAAATCTTTTTTAAAACAAAAAGGAAAAAAGGAATTGTCAAAGGAAGAAATAAAATATATCAGAAATTTACGCTGGCAACAGATGTTCAACAGAAAATAA
- a CDS encoding Sec-independent protein translocase subunit TatA/TatB, translating into MELSLGEMLLIAVAIVVLFGPDKLPQIARDLGQGVRKMRGAMEDVKSEILKETDNPVSEIKREIDKVKKAAQDFNPMADLEKEALARREEPRMDLSENEAHEGPVSR; encoded by the coding sequence ATGGAATTAAGCTTAGGTGAAATGCTGTTGATTGCAGTGGCAATCGTGGTCTTGTTCGGACCTGATAAATTACCGCAGATTGCGCGTGATTTGGGGCAGGGTGTACGCAAAATGCGTGGAGCCATGGAAGATGTAAAATCTGAAATCCTTAAGGAAACTGATAATCCGGTGTCCGAAATTAAAAGAGAAATTGATAAGGTTAAAAAGGCGGCGCAAGATTTTAATCCAATGGCAGATTTAGAAAAAGAAGCCCTTGCCCGAAGAGAAGAACCAAGAATGGACCTTTCAGAAAACGAAGCTCACGAGGGTCCCGTAAGCAGATAA
- the secD gene encoding protein translocase subunit SecD: MQGKGLITLVAVILGLICLNELLPTWYAGKIEKQATAVAGTNPVKYQEEMARLSKDTLNLGFTKLYYSKAKEKEMKLGLDLKGGINVLLEINQRDLVNDLTQYSTNPILLEALDRTDKAQKNSTKNYIENFFTEFDAVNKEKGTNLKLADPEIFGNTNLTEIKYNSSDDEVRNIIRRKISASEGSAYEVIRTRIDKMGVTQPNVQRVPGTGRISVEMPGSKDIDRVKKMLATSAKLQFWEVQTVQEVIPYLEQLSTIVPLKADSIGVSKNANLMNMLQLNSLRSSGVGNIKLSDTAAVNKILNSKIAKDLRPANIKYTQFMWGYKPESTDPNNLVLYAIRGNINQKAPVDGAVESARVNYDELGRVVVDMQMDSKGSKEWKAMTAKNVNKSVAVTLDNVVYTAPNVVNEIPNGRTQISGNFSQEEAQDLVNVLGAGKLPASAKIVQADVVGPSLGQQSIDAGMLSFIIAFLVIIAYIIFYYGGAGVYAVIAMVINLFYIFGIMDSVDATLTLPGIAGIVLSMAMAVDTNVIIYERTKEELFAGKNILEAYKDGFKHALSAIIDGHSTTILTAIVLYIFGTGPIKGFAVTLIIGILMTFFTSVLLSRVMIFARLNKGKGLSVWTPMTKNLFRNVWIDFIGKRKYAYMISAFLTIGSLISIYVNGFKYGIDFTGGRNYVVKFDKPVDATKTEEALIKLFATKDGKLSAVEAKTFGSGNQLKISTDYLIDDESLKADQTIEQKLYEGLKADLPAGLTLQQFKAADNSHAGIVSSTKVGPTVADDIQRGGMLAVVAALAGIFLYILLRFTKWQFSLGAIVGLAHDAIIILGVYSLLHKYMPFNMEINQDFIAAILTVLGYSINDTVIVFDRIREYLREKKSLTLAGLFDDSISSTLGRTFNTSFTTILVILAIFIFGGENLRGFMFALLIGIAFGTYSSIFVSSAIAYDFLKGKGKEEKLHGRTSVDVEVVDKRTKK; encoded by the coding sequence ATGCAAGGAAAAGGACTTATTACGCTGGTTGCGGTTATTCTGGGACTTATTTGTCTTAATGAATTGTTACCAACATGGTATGCTGGTAAAATCGAAAAGCAAGCTACTGCTGTTGCGGGAACCAACCCGGTCAAATATCAGGAGGAAATGGCGAGGCTTTCGAAAGACACTCTGAATCTCGGATTTACAAAATTGTATTATTCCAAAGCAAAGGAGAAAGAAATGAAGTTGGGTCTGGATTTAAAAGGAGGGATTAACGTTCTTTTAGAAATCAACCAAAGAGATTTGGTGAACGATCTAACCCAATATTCTACAAATCCTATTTTGCTGGAGGCACTCGACAGAACCGATAAAGCACAGAAAAATTCGACGAAAAACTACATCGAGAATTTCTTTACCGAATTCGACGCGGTGAATAAAGAGAAAGGAACCAACCTTAAACTTGCGGATCCGGAAATCTTCGGAAATACCAATCTTACAGAAATTAAATACAACTCGTCTGATGATGAGGTTCGAAATATTATCAGAAGAAAAATAAGTGCTTCCGAAGGATCTGCTTATGAAGTAATCAGAACGCGTATTGATAAAATGGGCGTAACCCAGCCAAATGTACAGCGTGTTCCGGGAACCGGAAGAATCTCTGTTGAAATGCCGGGTAGTAAAGATATCGACCGTGTAAAGAAAATGTTGGCGACTTCTGCAAAATTACAGTTTTGGGAAGTGCAGACCGTTCAGGAAGTGATTCCTTACTTAGAACAATTATCGACTATTGTTCCTTTAAAAGCTGATTCTATTGGTGTTTCTAAAAATGCTAATTTAATGAATATGCTTCAGTTGAACTCTTTGAGATCAAGTGGCGTAGGAAACATTAAACTTTCAGATACGGCTGCTGTAAATAAAATTTTAAATTCAAAAATTGCGAAAGACCTTCGCCCTGCGAACATTAAATATACCCAGTTCATGTGGGGTTACAAGCCGGAATCTACCGATCCAAATAATTTAGTTCTTTATGCAATTCGTGGAAACATCAACCAAAAAGCGCCGGTTGACGGTGCAGTTGAATCTGCGAGAGTAAACTATGACGAACTTGGTAGAGTTGTAGTAGACATGCAAATGGACTCTAAAGGTTCTAAAGAGTGGAAAGCAATGACCGCTAAAAACGTGAACAAATCCGTAGCCGTTACATTGGACAATGTAGTTTATACTGCGCCAAACGTGGTTAACGAAATTCCAAACGGTAGAACACAGATCTCCGGAAACTTTTCTCAGGAAGAAGCGCAGGATTTAGTAAATGTTCTTGGTGCAGGTAAACTTCCTGCAAGTGCCAAAATCGTTCAGGCAGATGTTGTTGGACCGTCATTAGGACAGCAATCTATTGATGCAGGGATGCTTTCATTTATTATCGCCTTTTTAGTGATTATCGCTTATATCATTTTCTACTACGGTGGAGCTGGAGTTTATGCAGTAATCGCAATGGTGATCAACTTATTCTACATCTTCGGAATCATGGATTCTGTAGATGCGACCTTAACTTTGCCTGGTATCGCGGGTATCGTGCTCTCCATGGCGATGGCGGTGGATACCAACGTAATTATTTATGAAAGAACCAAAGAAGAACTCTTTGCTGGTAAAAATATTCTGGAAGCGTACAAAGACGGTTTCAAACATGCACTTTCTGCGATTATCGATGGTCACTCAACTACGATTCTAACCGCAATCGTTTTGTATATCTTCGGAACAGGTCCAATTAAAGGATTTGCAGTAACATTGATCATCGGTATTCTGATGACCTTCTTTACTTCGGTATTGTTATCAAGAGTAATGATTTTTGCAAGATTGAATAAAGGAAAAGGCCTATCTGTGTGGACGCCTATGACTAAAAACTTATTTAGAAATGTTTGGATCGACTTTATTGGAAAAAGAAAATATGCCTACATGATTTCTGCTTTCCTTACCATTGGTAGTTTAATTTCAATTTACGTCAATGGCTTTAAATATGGGATCGACTTTACAGGTGGTCGTAACTATGTCGTGAAATTCGATAAACCCGTAGATGCTACTAAGACAGAAGAAGCTTTAATCAAACTATTTGCTACTAAAGATGGAAAACTGTCTGCCGTAGAAGCAAAAACTTTCGGAAGCGGGAACCAGTTAAAGATCTCTACCGATTATTTAATTGATGACGAATCTTTGAAAGCCGATCAAACCATCGAGCAAAAATTATATGAAGGATTAAAGGCAGATCTTCCTGCCGGACTAACTTTGCAGCAATTTAAAGCCGCAGATAATTCTCATGCCGGAATAGTTTCTTCTACGAAAGTAGGACCAACCGTGGCAGATGATATTCAACGAGGTGGAATGTTAGCGGTAGTCGCTGCATTAGCCGGGATTTTCCTATACATCTTGTTGAGGTTTACGAAATGGCAGTTCTCTTTAGGAGCGATCGTTGGTTTGGCGCATGATGCCATTATCATCCTCGGAGTTTATTCCTTATTGCACAAGTATATGCCGTTTAATATGGAGATCAATCAGGATTTCATTGCGGCGATCCTTACGGTGTTGGGGTATTCCATTAATGATACCGTGATTGTATTTGACCGTATACGTGAATATTTACGAGAGAAAAAATCTCTAACATTGGCTGGTTTATTTGATGATTCAATTTCCAGTACGTTGGGTAGAACCTTCAATACCTCATTTACCACAATCTTGGTTATCTTGGCAATCTTTATCTTCGGTGGGGAAAACCTAAGAGGATTTATGTTTGCCTTATTAATAGGGATTGCCTTTGGTACGTATTCCTCCATCTTTGTTTCTTCGGCGATCGCTTACGATTTCTTGAAAGGAAAAGGAAAAGAAGAAAAACTACATGGTAGAACTTCAGTTGACGTAGAAGTCGTTGACAAAAGAACCAAAAAATAA
- a CDS encoding phosphatase PAP2 family protein: MYEIIQEDKSLFLYLNNLGSQTFDQFWIMISSTWIWVPLYIIFLYLLFKNYKVRNLVFILIFIALGVTVSDQLAGIFKTGIARFRPCHDESLTGLMRAVKCGGQFGFYSSHASNTFFIANFMSLLLYKKYKWLPYFLFLWAMIVSYSRIYLGVHFPFDILMGAAMGFFLGGLFGSLSLKVIYKQNNSAPTAGL; the protein is encoded by the coding sequence ATGTACGAAATCATTCAGGAAGACAAATCGTTATTTCTTTATCTCAACAATTTGGGGAGTCAGACCTTTGATCAGTTTTGGATTATGATTTCTTCAACTTGGATCTGGGTTCCGCTCTATATCATCTTTCTCTATCTGCTTTTTAAAAATTACAAAGTCCGTAATCTGGTATTTATTCTAATCTTTATCGCTTTAGGAGTAACCGTTTCTGATCAGCTGGCGGGAATTTTTAAAACGGGTATTGCACGTTTTCGGCCCTGTCACGATGAAAGTCTTACCGGATTAATGCGTGCTGTAAAATGTGGAGGCCAGTTTGGGTTTTATTCCAGTCATGCGTCCAATACTTTTTTCATTGCCAATTTTATGAGCTTATTGCTTTATAAGAAATATAAATGGCTGCCTTACTTTCTATTTTTGTGGGCAATGATCGTGTCTTATAGCCGTATTTATTTGGGAGTTCATTTTCCTTTTGACATTTTAATGGGTGCTGCAATGGGCTTCTTTCTTGGTGGTTTATTTGGCTCTTTATCTTTAAAAGTCATTTATAAGCAGAATAATTCTGCTCCCACTGCTGGCTTATAA
- a CDS encoding TCR/Tet family MFS transporter, with amino-acid sequence MEKKKKSAAVGFIFITLLIDITGWGIVIPVVPKLIEELIGNSDLSVAAQYGGWISFAYAGTQFIFASVLGGLSDRFGRRPIILFSLLGFSINFFIQAIAPTIFWLFVGRIFSGITGASITTASAYIADVSNDDDRAKNFGMIGAAFGVGFIIGPVIGGFLGQYGARVPFYAASILCLINFLYGYFILPESLDKEHRRPFNWRRANPVGSLLQLRKHPEILGLISTLVLVYIAGHAVQTNWTFFTMYKFGWSEKVVGLSLGVVGLMAAFVQGYLIRLIQPRLGNERTIVYGLSLYAVGMILFAFASESWMMFAFLVPYGLGGIAGPALQSVISAQVPKNEQGELQGALASLISFTAIIGPPLMTNTFYYFTHDSAPFKFAGAPFFLGFVLMAISVILVYRLFPRKKKELNKP; translated from the coding sequence ATGGAAAAAAAGAAAAAATCAGCCGCAGTCGGTTTCATATTCATCACGCTCCTTATCGATATTACGGGTTGGGGAATTGTTATTCCTGTCGTTCCAAAGCTCATCGAGGAGCTCATCGGAAATTCTGATTTAAGTGTAGCTGCACAATATGGCGGCTGGATTAGTTTTGCCTATGCCGGCACACAGTTTATCTTTGCTTCCGTCTTAGGAGGCTTGAGTGACCGCTTCGGCAGAAGACCCATTATTCTCTTTTCCTTACTCGGCTTTTCTATTAACTTTTTTATTCAGGCGATTGCGCCCACGATCTTTTGGCTTTTTGTCGGGCGTATCTTCTCCGGCATAACAGGTGCCAGTATTACAACAGCCAGCGCCTATATTGCCGATGTTTCCAATGATGATGACCGCGCAAAAAACTTTGGAATGATCGGCGCAGCTTTTGGCGTCGGTTTTATTATTGGTCCTGTCATCGGCGGATTTCTTGGGCAGTATGGCGCAAGAGTTCCATTTTACGCGGCCTCAATTTTATGCCTTATTAATTTTCTTTACGGATACTTTATTCTTCCCGAAAGTCTGGATAAAGAACACCGTCGCCCTTTCAACTGGCGTCGGGCAAATCCAGTTGGATCATTACTGCAGTTGCGGAAACACCCGGAAATTTTAGGTTTGATATCCACACTGGTGCTCGTCTACATTGCCGGACATGCCGTGCAAACAAACTGGACCTTCTTTACAATGTACAAATTCGGCTGGAGCGAAAAAGTAGTAGGGCTTTCCCTCGGAGTTGTCGGTTTGATGGCGGCTTTTGTACAGGGTTATTTGATTCGTTTGATACAGCCAAGATTGGGCAATGAGCGAACCATTGTGTACGGACTTTCATTATACGCCGTTGGGATGATTCTTTTCGCCTTTGCCAGTGAGAGCTGGATGATGTTTGCCTTTCTTGTTCCTTACGGCTTAGGCGGAATTGCCGGACCTGCTTTACAATCGGTCATATCAGCCCAGGTTCCTAAAAATGAGCAGGGCGAATTACAGGGAGCGCTCGCCAGTCTTATAAGTTTTACTGCCATTATTGGCCCGCCTTTAATGACGAATACCTTTTATTATTTTACCCATGATTCCGCCCCATTTAAATTTGCCGGCGCGCCTTTTTTTCTCGGATTTGTTTTGATGGCGATTAGCGTGATTTTGGTTTACCGTTTATTTCCCCGGAAAAAAAAGGAGCTAAACAAACCTTAA
- the polA gene encoding DNA polymerase I, whose amino-acid sequence MSENNDKRLFLIDAYAMIFRGYYALIRSPRVTSTGIDTSAIFGFTNSLIELIRREKPTHLAVVFDVGQASVRTEDFADYKANRSETPEAIKLAIPYIHRILEAMHVPILGLEGYEADDLIGTLSVKAEKEGYEVFMVTPDKDFAQLVTDRVKIYKPGLKGAEFEILGVEEVKAKYEIEDPKQVIDFLAMMGDAVDNIPGLEGVGEKTAKKFLKEYGSIENLLANTADLKGKLKEKVENSAERGILSKKLATIICDAPIEFHQEQYDLDTPDFEKVKEVFDEIEFRRLYENLYRAFAPANESVNSNVKPSLSNPQPAKGGNQSMQLDLFANFEELDQATTTKETAFDNDHLYQYIDSPKAQYIFVQNLMTQKAVSFDTETTSLDEMEAELIGLSFSYKNGLAYYIPLSEKREEVLETLEIFRPFFEKEDVLKIGHNIKFDFKVLKQYGITVEGLLFDTMIAHYLLNPDGRHVMEYLSEMYLNYKPISLESLVGKKGKNQGNLRSVSLAEQTEYASEDADLAFRLYQVFAPQLKKENLEDLFFKVEMPLMKVLAKMELEGIALDKKWLKQESIDLENDLRQLEKTIFELSGEEFNMNSPKQLGEVLFEKMQLDPKAKKTKSGQYATSEDILQKLSSKHEIIKHILEYRTYQKLKSTYVDALPLQIDKNDHRVHTNFSQTTAATGRLASVNPNLQNIPIRTLRGQQIRGAFVANPGNKLIAADYSQIELRLIAAISEEENMIKAFQNGEDIHASTASKLFNIPLEEVTKTQRSQAKTVNFGILYGQGAFALAEQTGLSRKEAKEMIESYFETYPNLKKYMANQVVKAQEMGYVETILNRKRHLKDINSANFVVKAHAERNAVNAPIQGSAADVIKLAMIKIDEQLTKQNLKTKMLLQVHDELVFEAPEEELEIVTALIKKEMESAYETTVPLLVEVGVGDNWLEAH is encoded by the coding sequence ATGTCAGAAAACAACGATAAACGTCTTTTCCTCATCGATGCGTATGCGATGATTTTCCGTGGATATTATGCTTTAATTAGAAGTCCGCGTGTTACAAGCACCGGAATTGATACCTCCGCAATTTTTGGTTTCACCAACTCTTTAATTGAATTAATCCGTCGTGAAAAACCGACGCATCTTGCTGTCGTTTTTGATGTTGGTCAGGCTAGTGTCCGTACCGAAGATTTCGCTGATTATAAAGCGAACCGAAGCGAAACTCCCGAAGCGATTAAATTAGCCATTCCTTATATTCATCGAATTTTAGAAGCCATGCACGTTCCTATTTTAGGCTTAGAAGGCTATGAAGCCGATGACTTGATAGGAACCCTTTCTGTAAAAGCAGAAAAAGAAGGGTACGAAGTTTTTATGGTGACACCAGATAAAGATTTTGCGCAATTGGTTACCGATCGTGTAAAAATTTATAAACCTGGTTTGAAAGGGGCCGAATTTGAAATTTTAGGCGTTGAAGAAGTCAAAGCGAAATATGAAATTGAAGATCCAAAACAGGTTATTGATTTCCTTGCAATGATGGGCGACGCCGTTGATAATATTCCAGGCTTGGAAGGCGTGGGAGAAAAAACAGCCAAGAAGTTTCTGAAGGAATACGGGAGCATTGAAAATCTTTTGGCAAACACAGCAGATTTAAAAGGAAAGTTGAAAGAAAAAGTAGAAAACTCTGCAGAACGTGGAATCCTTTCCAAAAAATTAGCGACGATTATTTGCGATGCACCGATTGAGTTTCATCAGGAACAATATGATCTAGATACGCCTGATTTCGAGAAAGTAAAAGAGGTTTTCGATGAAATTGAATTCCGACGTTTATACGAAAACTTATATCGTGCGTTCGCTCCAGCAAATGAAAGTGTAAATTCTAATGTAAAACCATCACTTTCAAACCCTCAGCCTGCAAAAGGTGGGAATCAATCCATGCAACTCGATTTGTTTGCCAACTTTGAAGAATTAGATCAGGCCACCACGACCAAAGAAACTGCTTTTGATAATGATCATTTGTACCAGTACATCGATTCGCCCAAAGCGCAATATATTTTTGTTCAGAATTTAATGACTCAAAAGGCAGTGTCTTTCGATACCGAAACCACGTCTTTAGATGAAATGGAAGCCGAATTAATCGGACTGAGTTTCTCCTATAAAAATGGCTTAGCCTATTATATTCCGTTATCAGAAAAGCGCGAGGAAGTTTTAGAAACCTTAGAAATTTTCCGTCCCTTCTTTGAGAAAGAGGATGTTTTAAAAATTGGTCACAATATAAAATTTGATTTCAAAGTTTTAAAACAATACGGCATTACCGTTGAAGGATTGCTTTTCGACACGATGATTGCGCATTATTTACTTAATCCGGATGGTCGGCACGTGATGGAATATCTTTCTGAAATGTATTTGAATTACAAACCAATTTCTCTGGAATCTTTGGTTGGTAAGAAAGGAAAAAATCAAGGGAATTTGCGTTCAGTTTCTTTAGCAGAGCAAACAGAATATGCGAGCGAAGATGCTGACTTGGCTTTCCGTCTTTATCAGGTTTTTGCACCACAATTAAAAAAGGAAAATCTGGAAGATTTATTTTTTAAAGTTGAAATGCCTTTAATGAAAGTTCTTGCCAAAATGGAATTGGAAGGAATTGCGCTTGATAAAAAATGGTTGAAGCAGGAAAGTATCGATTTAGAAAACGATTTGCGCCAATTGGAGAAAACGATTTTTGAACTTTCGGGCGAAGAATTTAATATGAATTCTCCGAAACAATTGGGTGAAGTTTTATTTGAAAAAATGCAGTTGGATCCAAAAGCGAAGAAAACAAAATCTGGCCAATACGCAACTTCCGAAGATATTTTACAAAAATTATCTTCCAAGCACGAAATCATTAAACATATTTTAGAATACCGAACTTATCAGAAACTAAAATCCACTTACGTTGATGCTTTGCCTCTGCAGATTGATAAAAACGATCACCGTGTTCATACCAATTTTTCACAGACGACTGCAGCAACCGGACGTTTAGCAAGTGTAAATCCGAATTTACAGAATATCCCAATCCGGACTTTACGTGGACAACAGATTCGTGGCGCTTTTGTCGCTAATCCGGGAAATAAATTAATTGCAGCGGATTATTCTCAAATTGAATTGCGTTTAATTGCAGCAATTTCAGAAGAAGAGAATATGATCAAAGCCTTTCAAAACGGTGAAGATATTCACGCTTCTACGGCCTCGAAATTATTTAATATTCCTTTAGAAGAAGTTACGAAAACCCAACGTTCACAAGCAAAGACAGTAAATTTCGGAATTTTGTATGGTCAAGGTGCTTTTGCTTTAGCCGAACAAACCGGACTTTCCAGAAAAGAAGCCAAGGAAATGATCGAATCTTATTTCGAAACCTATCCGAATTTGAAAAAGTACATGGCCAATCAGGTCGTGAAAGCGCAGGAAATGGGTTATGTTGAAACGATTTTAAATAGAAAAAGACATTTAAAAGATATCAATTCAGCCAACTTTGTCGTTAAAGCACACGCCGAAAGAAATGCTGTAAATGCACCAATTCAGGGAAGTGCAGCCGATGTTATTAAACTTGCGATGATCAAGATTGATGAGCAACTCACCAAACAGAATTTAAAAACGAAAATGCTTTTGCAGGTTCATGATGAATTGGTGTTTGAAGCGCCGGAAGAAGAATTAGAAATCGTAACCGCTTTAATTAAAAAGGAAATGGAATCTGCTTATGAAACCACCGTTCCTTTATTAGTCGAAGTTGGAGTAGGAGATAACTGGTTGGAAGCGCATTAG
- a CDS encoding SDR family oxidoreductase gives MENKDIQYRELKGKTVVITGGTSGVGRAAAEAFALEGCNVVIAARGQEGLDATVSLCRDLGVVALGVPTDVSNADDVKNLAQQALQFNGRIDIWVNNAGVMASGKFEDIPVETMDQVVKTNLLGFLHGAHTVLPIFKRQKEGILINNVSIGGWMPAPYSTAYSSTKFGIRGMVEGLQGEVSNEPNIHIVGLYPGIQRSTGNMHSAKYSGLDFKIPPFSVDPRELAAQMVSAAKNPKKSIITDGYARMMKVLYGLFPETIINTASAALRLAMKPHADTNTDGNVNTASDDPHRIYGELAIPVPSKRTKTVMMMATGLAIGFLYVKSNKKNKKK, from the coding sequence ATGGAAAACAAGGACATACAATATCGGGAGTTGAAGGGTAAAACCGTAGTCATCACAGGAGGAACGAGTGGCGTTGGACGCGCTGCCGCCGAAGCATTTGCGCTGGAAGGCTGTAATGTGGTTATCGCTGCAAGAGGTCAGGAAGGGTTGGATGCAACCGTTTCCCTTTGCCGTGATTTAGGCGTTGTTGCCTTGGGTGTACCCACCGATGTATCGAATGCTGACGACGTTAAAAATCTGGCGCAACAGGCTTTGCAATTTAATGGAAGAATCGATATTTGGGTAAACAATGCGGGCGTTATGGCGAGCGGAAAATTTGAAGATATTCCTGTAGAAACCATGGATCAGGTAGTGAAAACAAACCTTCTCGGATTTCTACACGGTGCTCACACCGTTTTACCGATCTTTAAAAGACAAAAAGAAGGAATACTGATCAACAATGTATCAATTGGTGGTTGGATGCCGGCTCCCTATTCCACCGCTTATTCGAGTACTAAGTTTGGAATTCGGGGAATGGTTGAAGGCTTACAGGGCGAAGTTTCAAACGAACCCAATATTCATATTGTCGGTCTTTACCCGGGAATTCAGCGGTCTACAGGAAATATGCATTCCGCGAAATATTCAGGACTTGATTTTAAGATCCCTCCTTTTTCAGTAGATCCACGTGAGTTGGCAGCACAAATGGTAAGCGCTGCAAAAAATCCGAAGAAAAGCATCATCACGGATGGTTATGCAAGAATGATGAAAGTTTTGTACGGTTTGTTTCCCGAAACGATTATTAATACCGCCTCTGCAGCTTTACGTTTGGCCATGAAACCTCATGCCGACACCAATACAGATGGAAATGTGAATACCGCTTCAGACGATCCACATCGAATTTACGGTGAACTGGCAATTCCGGTTCCCTCTAAAAGAACGAAAACCGTCATGATGATGGCGACAGGTCTTGCAATTGGATTTTTGTATGTGAAGTCAAATAAGAAAAATAAAAAGAAGTAA
- a CDS encoding META domain-containing protein translates to MKRHTLFLIALISVFMVSCTMNRMGDQSKIYDNDWELEYVTGPRIAFQGLFPEEKPVITFNKSMNTATGTTGCNGYNAAYKMNGKMISFQDPAITTMRYCGDGEIIFLKTMKEITNYRMTTDGKLELLMNDIVMMRFKKSFSR, encoded by the coding sequence ATGAAAAGACACACGCTGTTTTTAATCGCTTTAATTTCTGTATTTATGGTATCATGTACCATGAATAGGATGGGAGATCAATCAAAAATCTACGACAATGATTGGGAACTGGAATATGTTACGGGACCGAGAATTGCATTTCAAGGTTTGTTTCCTGAGGAAAAACCGGTAATTACTTTCAATAAGTCCATGAATACAGCAACAGGAACTACAGGTTGTAATGGTTACAATGCTGCTTATAAAATGAACGGTAAAATGATCTCATTTCAAGATCCCGCGATTACAACCATGAGATATTGTGGTGATGGTGAAATTATTTTCTTGAAGACGATGAAAGAGATTACAAACTATCGTATGACCACAGACGGTAAACTAGAACTTTTAATGAATGATATTGTCATGATGAGATTTAAAAAATCCTTTAGCAGATAA